A single genomic interval of Mucilaginibacter boryungensis harbors:
- a CDS encoding regulatory protein RecX has product METAKPRKITNETEALAKAEHFCAYQERSQQEVRDRLYEWGLWPDAVENTITKLIAGNFLNEERFAYAYARGKFMQKGWGRVKIKQGLKFKKVSDVLIKKALKQIDADQYIITLEQLLRKKAAQVHEKDEYKRHYKLKQYALGRGYENDLISDVLKSSGL; this is encoded by the coding sequence ATGGAAACCGCAAAACCACGTAAAATTACCAACGAGACCGAGGCCCTGGCCAAAGCTGAGCATTTTTGCGCCTACCAGGAACGCTCGCAACAGGAAGTGCGCGATCGCCTTTATGAATGGGGATTATGGCCCGACGCGGTTGAAAACACAATTACCAAATTAATTGCCGGCAACTTTTTAAACGAAGAACGCTTTGCCTATGCATATGCACGGGGCAAGTTTATGCAAAAAGGCTGGGGCCGGGTTAAAATTAAGCAGGGCCTTAAATTCAAAAAAGTATCGGATGTGCTGATAAAAAAGGCCCTGAAGCAAATAGATGCCGACCAATATATAATTACACTGGAACAGCTATTACGAAAAAAAGCCGCCCAAGTGCACGAGAAAGACGAATATAAGCGCCATTACAAACTAAAACAGTATGCCCTGGGCCGCGGATATGAAAATGATCTCATCTCGGACGTTTTGAAATCCAGCGGTTTATAA
- a CDS encoding winged helix-turn-helix domain-containing protein, whose protein sequence is MLDSRNLFWGKRKYLFGLIILSFISVICAALSMTGSDDFDIARREVLLRMVGHELLLQSGDHTSRVLPVKKIAENEYQINFEHELTFQPDSLVNTTQRLLAKNPLARDYIVNVLNCGKSDIAYGYAISKNKKDNIIACRGRVQPRACYIINIKFKPTGINIVKSGYLLGGLPFLAFVGFVFLRSVKQRKSLPGGQYTDVLTLGAVLFDANNRKLMINGKTIELTGTETRLLRIFALSPNETIARSRLQKEIWEDEGVIVGRSLDMFISKLRKKLEPDPNIGIVVMRGKGYKLEIKS, encoded by the coding sequence ATGCTTGATAGCCGAAATCTCTTCTGGGGGAAACGCAAGTATCTTTTCGGATTGATCATACTCTCGTTTATATCTGTAATCTGCGCCGCTTTAAGTATGACCGGCAGTGACGATTTTGATATCGCCAGAAGAGAAGTTTTGCTCCGGATGGTCGGACATGAATTACTTTTACAGTCAGGCGACCATACATCAAGGGTGCTCCCGGTAAAAAAGATTGCAGAAAATGAATATCAGATAAACTTTGAGCATGAGCTTACTTTTCAACCCGACTCCCTGGTTAACACCACTCAACGTTTGCTGGCCAAAAATCCCCTTGCACGTGACTATATAGTGAATGTTTTGAACTGCGGCAAATCCGACATAGCTTATGGATATGCTATATCAAAAAATAAAAAAGATAATATTATAGCTTGTCGAGGAAGGGTACAACCCAGGGCATGCTATATCATCAATATTAAATTCAAACCCACAGGAATAAATATAGTAAAGAGTGGGTATCTTTTGGGCGGCCTGCCATTTTTAGCATTTGTTGGTTTTGTTTTTTTGAGATCTGTTAAACAGCGGAAGTCCTTACCTGGCGGGCAGTATACTGATGTCTTAACCTTGGGCGCGGTATTATTCGATGCCAACAATCGTAAGCTCATGATAAACGGTAAAACAATAGAGTTAACTGGAACAGAAACCCGTTTACTACGCATTTTCGCATTGTCTCCTAACGAGACAATAGCGAGAAGCCGCCTGCAAAAAGAGATATGGGAAGATGAAGGTGTTATTGTGGGCCGTAGTTTGGATATGTTTATATCAAAGCTTAGGAAAAAGCTGGAACCTGATCCCAATATCGGCATTGTTGTTATGCGCGGCAAGGGATATAAACTTGAAATTAAATCTTAA
- a CDS encoding WD40/YVTN/BNR-like repeat-containing protein, with product MKKLFVFVPAILLVLFLLNSFVLKEKVAGKKTTEGTKSGLLNIVYRSTDGGQTWQNISAGLPKNLQRTGIGSDVFFTNDHGLYVRADNGLYHSEPNSTASFWTKEIFPGKQRNIAPGKNGIFAYDFRGQFLQKMNGKNNWSPTYTNFQEQAIRLNGTIDWMYTHYKEKQVSSLFETAEGTVLIGSNNAIYRSTNSGKTWKYVHVGGWIMKMAESNGVLLALSSRGILRSIDDGENWERVISEGDAGIAVERIDGGFAAIAYNTITKTNTVQISKDYGKTWNVIDEGLQPSWNSSLFIKIGLQSPSFVSSIKQVSKYLICSRSDGIFRSSDMGKTWEKLLFPPMENKGFILSVSGNVIYAMPNKGC from the coding sequence ATGAAAAAATTATTTGTATTTGTTCCGGCTATCCTCCTGGTATTATTTCTACTAAATTCTTTTGTACTAAAAGAAAAAGTAGCGGGGAAGAAAACAACAGAAGGGACTAAATCAGGGCTTTTGAACATCGTTTACAGATCTACCGATGGTGGGCAAACATGGCAGAACATTAGTGCAGGACTGCCTAAAAATTTGCAGAGGACAGGCATAGGGAGTGATGTTTTTTTCACAAATGACCATGGGCTTTATGTGCGTGCCGACAATGGGCTTTATCACAGCGAACCAAATTCCACAGCCTCTTTTTGGACAAAAGAGATTTTCCCTGGTAAACAGCGTAATATTGCCCCTGGCAAGAATGGAATCTTTGCCTATGATTTCCGGGGACAATTTTTACAAAAAATGAACGGTAAGAATAATTGGTCGCCCACGTACACAAATTTTCAAGAGCAAGCCATACGTTTAAACGGAACGATAGATTGGATGTACACGCACTATAAAGAGAAACAAGTATCCAGTCTTTTTGAAACCGCCGAAGGCACAGTTTTAATTGGTTCAAACAACGCCATTTACAGATCCACTAACAGTGGAAAGACATGGAAATATGTGCATGTTGGGGGCTGGATAATGAAAATGGCAGAGTCAAACGGTGTACTCCTGGCTCTCAGTTCACGGGGAATATTAAGATCGATTGATGATGGTGAAAACTGGGAACGTGTGATTAGTGAAGGGGATGCTGGTATCGCTGTGGAACGTATTGATGGAGGATTTGCTGCTATAGCCTACAACACCATCACCAAAACCAACACCGTACAAATTTCAAAGGATTATGGAAAAACCTGGAATGTAATAGATGAAGGACTTCAGCCTTCCTGGAATAGTTCATTGTTTATAAAAATCGGGCTTCAATCCCCATCATTTGTTTCATCAATTAAACAAGTGAGTAAATATTTAATATGTAGTCGCTCAGATGGTATATTCCGGTCATCTGACATGGGCAAGACATGGGAAAAACTGTTATTTCCTCCTATGGAAAATAAGGGTTTTATTTTATCTGTTTCAGGCAATGTAATTTATGCTATGCCAAATAAAGGCTGTTGA
- a CDS encoding glycoside hydrolase family 16 protein, with the protein MKTSSILAIFISGCLLVSFNSCKKTKDVIDVPSDQTPTGGAQSGGTAVTPTNPVTATTTCDYNFSDTTLTNHGWTKAFDDHFSGDLSNWYALTGGVTNEVMCNEPANAKIVNGELQISAKKETVTGPVTVGSTAQQTFNYTSASITSNQVFSASTATPKLMIVARVKMASGYGLTSVFNSFGTNWPTNGQINFFQVGGNDTREYSTNYFYGTQPSQNTVVGGMQYNPVNSDLSSCYHVFMTEWSQASLKYYIDGRLVETKTGDVPQLFNKQQSLGLSLPVGGMFYNNFVPANIQVGTMYVSYIKVFTSK; encoded by the coding sequence ATGAAAACATCATCTATTCTTGCCATTTTTATTTCCGGGTGCTTGCTGGTATCGTTCAACAGCTGCAAAAAAACAAAGGATGTTATTGACGTACCATCAGATCAAACACCAACAGGGGGTGCCCAATCCGGCGGCACAGCGGTTACACCAACAAACCCCGTAACTGCTACTACCACCTGCGATTACAATTTTAGCGATACTACACTTACCAACCATGGCTGGACAAAGGCATTCGACGATCATTTCAGCGGCGATCTGTCTAACTGGTATGCGCTTACCGGCGGTGTGACAAACGAAGTAATGTGCAACGAGCCTGCTAACGCAAAAATTGTAAACGGCGAATTGCAGATATCGGCAAAAAAAGAAACCGTAACAGGCCCTGTAACGGTAGGTAGTACTGCGCAGCAAACCTTTAACTATACATCAGCTTCAATAACCAGTAATCAAGTGTTTTCTGCAAGCACGGCTACGCCAAAACTAATGATAGTTGCGAGGGTTAAAATGGCTTCGGGTTATGGGCTTACATCAGTGTTCAATAGTTTCGGTACAAACTGGCCAACAAATGGACAAATTAATTTCTTCCAGGTTGGGGGAAATGATACCAGGGAGTATTCTACCAATTATTTTTATGGCACCCAGCCCTCACAAAATACAGTAGTTGGCGGTATGCAATACAATCCCGTTAACTCAGATCTTTCGAGCTGCTATCATGTTTTTATGACCGAATGGAGCCAGGCCTCGCTTAAATACTACATTGATGGCAGATTGGTTGAAACAAAAACCGGTGATGTGCCCCAACTTTTTAACAAACAGCAATCTCTTGGTTTAAGCTTGCCTGTAGGCGGGATGTTTTATAATAATTTTGTACCGGCAAACATCCAGGTAGGCACCATGTATGTCAGCTATATTAAGGTATTTACTTCTAAATAA
- a CDS encoding acyltransferase family protein, whose protein sequence is MELFNAKSILREKRWVWIDSDKGISIILVGFGHCLAILQNHGLALNSYPAITYLSIFLYGFRMPLFFIVSGIFISGGLKKKGLKGYSIYRADTIFYPLLIWGFIEISFSLLTSRFTHNGTTAFSYLNLLIDARKTGHFWYLNALFFISVIYATIRTKLNISLIKQFLLGLVLYAISAYIHINDLNAGSLTDIFEYYLFFSIGDLISNTVLNPEYARRFASFKIFFPLLAIFLMLQYRFASYNMHGGPDGINYVEHKMPLFFLLEALVGCTISVNFSFLLQKYNALKFLRVIGFHSLYIYCMQIIIMTMARVILVNILKISNVPFLVMAIWTSGIAIPIIIYNLCMQLKMWWLFTFKRPKAKAIVATSTPDVTYAPLLNTPATN, encoded by the coding sequence ATGGAACTTTTTAACGCGAAATCTATTTTAAGGGAAAAACGCTGGGTATGGATCGATAGTGACAAGGGAATTAGTATCATACTAGTCGGCTTTGGGCATTGTTTAGCTATTTTACAAAACCATGGATTAGCATTAAATTCCTATCCCGCCATTACGTATCTCAGTATTTTTTTATATGGCTTCAGGATGCCATTGTTCTTTATCGTATCAGGTATATTCATTTCAGGCGGTTTAAAAAAGAAAGGGCTCAAGGGGTACTCCATCTATCGTGCAGATACCATATTTTACCCTTTACTTATCTGGGGCTTTATCGAGATTAGTTTTTCGTTACTTACATCCCGTTTCACGCATAATGGCACCACTGCTTTTAGTTACCTTAATTTGCTTATCGATGCGCGAAAAACAGGGCATTTTTGGTATTTAAACGCTTTGTTTTTTATTAGCGTGATATATGCTACAATAAGGACAAAACTTAATATAAGCCTCATAAAACAGTTTCTATTAGGTTTAGTGCTTTACGCTATTTCGGCTTATATCCACATTAATGATTTAAATGCTGGTTCGTTAACCGATATTTTTGAATATTATTTATTTTTCTCTATCGGAGATCTGATCTCCAATACGGTACTAAACCCCGAATATGCCAGGCGTTTTGCATCATTTAAAATATTCTTTCCATTGCTGGCCATATTTTTAATGTTACAATACCGGTTTGCATCATACAATATGCACGGTGGCCCCGATGGGATAAACTATGTTGAACACAAAATGCCTTTATTCTTTTTATTAGAGGCCTTGGTAGGCTGTACTATTTCGGTCAACTTTTCTTTTTTGCTTCAAAAGTACAATGCGCTTAAATTTTTACGGGTAATAGGTTTTCACTCGCTATACATTTATTGCATGCAAATTATTATAATGACCATGGCGCGTGTAATATTGGTTAACATTTTAAAAATAAGCAATGTACCCTTTTTGGTTATGGCTATATGGACAAGCGGCATAGCTATCCCCATTATTATTTATAATTTGTGTATGCAGCTTAAAATGTGGTGGCTTTTTACTTTCAAACGGCCTAAAGCAAAGGCGATTGTTGCAACAAGCACACCCGATGTAACTTATGCACCGCTTTTAAATACACCTGCAACTAATTAA
- a CDS encoding right-handed parallel beta-helix repeat-containing protein translates to MGIVNYRLYNSMNKENYTQEYGVDYIVMKPDMINLSTILLSIVAILILSITLLNAKNINEPEGRKGVITTIYKRNAIDNYHASNAISLSDVHNKTIRGLLITGGNVPPITLKNCSNIRITGNKLLNSKAVGIYLYRCKNIIIDHNYITKVSTGVYVQQTNGGGIAIENNQFLNMLGPLPRGQFVQFNNVNGPGCIIANNACENIIGESYAEDAISLYSSNGTAASPITVKNNRIRGGGPSKTGGGIALGDAGGSHQLVENNLLVNPGQYGIGVAGGTDMQILNNKIYAKRATFTNVGISVWNQYTSISACAMIVVHGNEVNWTNAKGELNPAWNSGNCDPVIGWNDNNWNAKIDFTILPRVLISDAIR, encoded by the coding sequence ACTCAAGAGTATGGGGTTGATTATATAGTTATGAAACCGGATATGATTAATCTGTCAACCATATTACTATCCATCGTCGCCATTCTCATTTTATCAATTACACTTCTCAATGCGAAAAATATCAATGAGCCTGAGGGCAGAAAGGGCGTAATTACCACAATATATAAGAGGAACGCAATTGACAATTACCACGCTTCAAATGCGATTTCCTTATCTGATGTGCATAATAAAACTATCAGGGGTTTGCTAATAACAGGGGGCAATGTCCCTCCCATAACTCTAAAAAACTGTAGTAACATTCGCATAACCGGTAATAAGCTATTGAATTCAAAGGCTGTAGGAATCTATCTTTATCGGTGTAAGAACATAATTATTGATCATAACTATATCACCAAAGTAAGCACCGGGGTTTATGTTCAGCAAACTAATGGTGGCGGTATAGCTATAGAAAATAACCAATTTTTAAATATGCTTGGCCCTTTACCCCGGGGGCAATTTGTTCAATTTAATAATGTGAATGGTCCCGGGTGTATAATAGCCAATAATGCGTGCGAGAACATAATAGGGGAAAGCTATGCCGAAGACGCCATAAGTTTATACAGCAGTAATGGTACAGCTGCAAGTCCCATTACTGTTAAAAATAACCGTATAAGAGGGGGGGGGCCAAGCAAAACCGGTGGGGGTATTGCCCTTGGCGATGCGGGCGGCAGTCATCAATTAGTGGAAAATAATTTGCTGGTTAACCCGGGGCAGTATGGTATTGGTGTGGCCGGCGGTACCGATATGCAGATTTTAAATAATAAAATATATGCTAAGCGGGCAACTTTTACCAATGTTGGTATATCTGTATGGAACCAATATACCAGCATTAGCGCGTGTGCTATGATTGTAGTGCATGGGAACGAAGTTAACTGGACCAACGCTAAAGGTGAATTAAACCCTGCCTGGAATAGCGGCAATTGCGACCCTGTAATAGGCTGGAACGATAACAACTGGAATGCAAAAATTGATTTTACAATTTTACCCAGGGTGTTAATAAGTGATGCAATACGCTAA